From one Butyricimonas faecihominis genomic stretch:
- a CDS encoding RagB/SusD family nutrient uptake outer membrane protein, which translates to MMMKRILLACVSLFFLGCGNFLDINPESEVVNDDMFSTAEGVEDALYGVYMSMVKEDMYGGDMSVLIPELLGQNFVTDDGTYRYLSTLNFASQSAKYIAKDMWKASYLVISYLNNIIENLDQKSVKDFKYYDLYRGEALGLRAAIHFDLLRLFAVHVNSTDENAKTEAIPYVTKYTFKVTPFSSVEEVYEKIIADLKEAETCLAEDETLMPKIRKGGEKGFTGARELHFNLYAAQAMLARVYWMKGDLENAKKYANKVIQSEKFQFVNQEDLSTFMKRRISLSETIWGLYTTNISSYLYDRHAAKTIMILHNGWKLLYKNAEGPELGEDKRLSAWFLSKENTGNSKDICVKIMDESNDASEYSGGAYFGFSMIRIPEMYYIMAEALLGEGDKERARDYLNAVVSARGMVKFADRDVGKDITLDDIMNERRKELFGEGQWWFCLKRLNRDIYVHALGATLKGSDRIYTLPLPTEELDPR; encoded by the coding sequence ATGATGATGAAAAGAATATTATTGGCATGTGTCTCTTTATTTTTCTTGGGATGTGGAAATTTCTTGGATATAAATCCCGAATCGGAGGTAGTGAACGATGATATGTTCAGTACGGCGGAAGGTGTGGAGGATGCGTTGTATGGGGTGTATATGTCGATGGTGAAGGAGGATATGTATGGTGGGGATATGTCTGTGTTGATACCGGAGTTGTTGGGGCAAAATTTTGTTACGGATGATGGAACTTACAGGTATTTGTCTACATTGAATTTTGCAAGTCAATCGGCAAAATATATTGCAAAGGATATGTGGAAAGCGAGTTATCTCGTAATTAGCTATCTAAACAATATTATAGAGAATTTAGATCAGAAGAGTGTGAAAGATTTTAAGTATTATGACTTATATCGTGGAGAAGCTTTAGGATTGAGAGCGGCGATCCATTTTGATTTATTGCGATTGTTTGCTGTTCACGTGAATTCAACGGATGAAAATGCGAAAACGGAGGCTATTCCTTATGTAACGAAGTATACTTTTAAAGTAACTCCTTTTTCATCAGTGGAAGAAGTGTATGAGAAAATCATTGCAGATCTGAAAGAGGCTGAAACTTGTTTGGCTGAAGATGAGACCTTGATGCCGAAGATTCGTAAAGGTGGAGAAAAGGGATTTACGGGAGCCAGAGAATTACATTTTAATTTGTATGCAGCGCAAGCAATGTTAGCTAGAGTGTATTGGATGAAAGGGGATTTGGAAAACGCAAAAAAGTATGCGAATAAAGTAATTCAATCGGAAAAGTTCCAATTTGTGAATCAAGAGGATTTGTCGACATTCATGAAGAGACGCATTTCTTTGTCCGAGACGATTTGGGGATTATATACGACGAATATTAGTTCGTATTTGTATGATAGACATGCTGCGAAAACTATAATGATTCTTCATAATGGCTGGAAATTATTATATAAAAATGCAGAAGGACCGGAACTGGGGGAAGATAAACGGTTATCTGCTTGGTTTCTTTCTAAAGAAAATACAGGGAATTCAAAAGATATTTGTGTCAAAATCATGGATGAATCAAATGATGCCTCTGAATATTCCGGAGGTGCATATTTCGGTTTTAGTATGATTCGTATTCCGGAAATGTATTATATTATGGCTGAGGCCTTATTGGGGGAAGGAGATAAAGAACGTGCAAGAGATTATTTGAATGCCGTGGTGTCGGCTAGAGGTATGGTGAAATTTGCAGATCGGGATGTGGGTAAAGATATTACTTTGGATGATATTATGAATGAACGGAGAAAAGAGTTATTTGGAGAAGGGCAATGGTGGTTTTGTTTAAAAAGATTGAATCGGGATATTTATGTTCATGCGTTAGGTGCAACTTTAAAAGGGAGTGATAGAATCTACACCTTGCCTTTACCCACGGAAGAGCTTGATCCTCGTTAA
- a CDS encoding DUF4843 domain-containing protein, with product MMTKYLIYTGIFLLLGACSNKAIYYNPDQKRSIYFNWDLNKYVSNVAPDTVFFSFAIYEEKEVEYRIPVKSMGMSVDEDQCFELEVVEDSTTAEFGKHYEFGTLIIPKNEVEGVLPLKLKRTEDLMNHPVLLYLKFRENDYFRPMEGDHYCLSIIDGKLAKPAWWTSYYLGEYNNNNDRLYLKILENFWALEELKPVFYAEKEKEYGKFLENAPTAFFQMPGNMIWIKYVLKPAYEYYSDPENTYEGFAMVDPDRFIR from the coding sequence ATGATGACAAAGTATTTGATATATACAGGAATATTCCTTCTGTTAGGAGCTTGTTCGAACAAGGCTATCTATTACAATCCGGACCAGAAGAGAAGTATCTATTTTAATTGGGATCTTAATAAATATGTTTCTAACGTGGCTCCCGATACTGTATTTTTCAGTTTCGCAATTTATGAAGAGAAAGAGGTGGAGTATCGTATTCCGGTGAAGAGTATGGGAATGTCTGTTGATGAGGATCAATGTTTTGAGTTGGAAGTCGTGGAGGATTCAACCACAGCGGAATTCGGTAAACATTATGAGTTTGGTACTTTGATCATTCCTAAAAATGAAGTGGAAGGCGTGTTACCCTTGAAGTTGAAACGGACGGAGGACCTGATGAATCATCCTGTTCTTCTTTATTTGAAGTTTCGGGAGAACGACTATTTCAGACCGATGGAAGGGGATCATTATTGCCTTTCCATTATAGATGGGAAATTGGCGAAACCGGCTTGGTGGACCAGTTATTACCTAGGAGAATATAACAATAATAATGATAGATTATATTTGAAGATACTGGAAAATTTTTGGGCCTTGGAAGAGTTAAAACCCGTGTTTTATGCCGAAAAAGAGAAGGAGTACGGGAAGTTTTTGGAAAATGCCCCGACAGCCTTTTTTCAGATGCCGGGAAATATGATTTGGATAAAATACGTGTTGAAACCAGCTTACGAGTATTATAGTGATCCGGAAAACACGTACGAAGGGTTTGCCATGGTTGATCCGGATCGGTTTATTCGTTAA
- a CDS encoding 7-carboxy-7-deazaguanine synthase QueE: MLHLAKDGIFPITKDKDGKLLKELPASGLHVAGTIQGEGKLNGVPSLFIRLAGCNLHCTWKTLAGNTCECDTAYAAFKVENSFSLPVEEIVRIIGHNRGNIDHIVITGGEPFLQADKVRALCLQLKKESHFHITVETNATLYVEECAEMIDFFSLSPKLSGSVPPAPHMDHHNKTRINIPAIQSFITYARKNKKDFQLKFVYSGENEIIEIQALLKQLDGWGNEDILLMPMGATPEELSLSIPKTLEHCLRNGWRFCDRLHISLFGNKQGV; the protein is encoded by the coding sequence ATGTTACATTTGGCGAAGGATGGTATTTTCCCGATCACGAAAGACAAGGACGGTAAATTGCTAAAGGAACTGCCCGCCTCGGGATTGCACGTTGCAGGAACGATACAGGGCGAGGGAAAATTAAACGGTGTACCTTCCCTGTTTATTCGGTTAGCCGGATGTAACCTCCATTGCACGTGGAAAACACTTGCCGGGAATACTTGCGAATGTGACACGGCATACGCGGCCTTTAAAGTAGAGAATTCGTTCTCCCTGCCCGTGGAAGAGATCGTGCGAATTATAGGACATAACCGGGGAAACATAGATCATATCGTAATCACAGGTGGCGAACCATTCTTGCAAGCGGATAAAGTCCGGGCATTGTGCCTACAATTAAAAAAAGAGTCCCATTTTCATATTACCGTCGAAACCAACGCCACGCTTTATGTAGAAGAATGTGCCGAGATGATCGACTTTTTTAGTCTTTCCCCAAAATTATCCGGCTCTGTTCCCCCTGCACCTCATATGGACCACCACAACAAGACCCGCATTAATATCCCGGCTATACAATCATTTATCACGTATGCCCGTAAAAACAAAAAAGACTTTCAACTAAAATTCGTTTACTCCGGGGAAAACGAAATCATCGAAATACAGGCACTTTTAAAACAACTGGATGGATGGGGAAACGAAGACATCCTATTGATGCCGATGGGAGCCACTCCCGAAGAATTAAGCCTCTCGATTCCCAAAACTCTGGAACATTGCCTCCGAAACGGGTGGCGTTTCTGCGATCGGCTGCACATATCTCTTTTTGGCAACAAACAAGGAGTATAA